The Alistipes megaguti sequence ACTTGCCATCCTTAATACCGAAGAAGTTGGCGGCACCACACTCCTCGATATACTTATGCTCGGCCGCATCCAGATACATGATATTCGAGTAGCCGAGTTCGTGACCCTTTTCGCCCGACATCAGACTGGCAGCATAGTTGCCGCCGACCTTCACGTCGCCTGTTCCACGTGGAGCAGCACGGTCCTGTTCACGGTCAATGGCAACACGGATCGGTTTGATGCCCGATTTGAAATAGGCGCCCACGGGCGAGCAGTAGACAATCAGCAGGGCATCCTTGGCGGGTTTCACACCCAGACCGGCCGTCGTTCCGAACATCACAGGACGCAGATACAGCGAAGCCCCTGTCCCGTAGGGCGGAATGAAACGCTCGTTGAGCTTGACAACCTCGATGCAGGCCTTGACGATCATCTCCTCCGAAGGAACCGGTAGGCAGAGTCGCTTGGCTGACGACTGCATGCGACGGGCATTCTCCTCGACACGGAAAAGCCGTACCTTGCCGTCGACACCCCGGAAAGCCTTCAGACCTTCGAAGAGCTCGACGCCATAATGCAGACACGAAGCCGACATGTGCATCTGGATGTACTCATCCTGTGTAACGATCATATCGCTCCACTTCCCATCGGTGTAGACATGGCGGACGTTGTAATCCGTCTTGCAATAGTCAAAACCGAGTGCACTCCAATCCGTATTTTCCATATTTTTACTGCTTTTAAGGATTTTCACTACTGAAAATAAATCGAAAAATCTCGGGCTTATCCGACAATGGCTCCATTGTTGGTCACATCGCCGGGCTGCAGCAAACGTAATTTTCCGGAGGCATCCTCAGCCATCAGAATCATTCCTTTGGAGAGAATTCCCTTCAATTCGCGCGGAGCCAGATTGACCAGCACCAACACCTGTTTGCCGACGAGCTCTTCAGGCGAGAAGTGCTCGGCAATACCCGAGACGATTTCGCGCTTGTCGATTCCCGTATCAACAGTCAGTTTCAACAATTTCTTGGTTTTTGCCACCTTTTCGGCCGCCAAAATGGTCGAAACACGGATATCCATCTTCTGGAAATCGTCGAACTGAATTGTATCTTTCTGAGGTTCAACGTGTTGAGCAGTTTCAGCAGCCATATTGGCAGCCTTCGTGGCCTCCAGTTTGTCCAACTGACGCTGAATAACGTCATCCTCGATCTTCTCAAAGAGCAGTTCGGGTTCACCAATCTCGTGACCGGCAGGAATCAGATC is a genomic window containing:
- a CDS encoding branched-chain amino acid aminotransferase yields the protein MLKSSKNMENTDWSALGFDYCKTDYNVRHVYTDGKWSDMIVTQDEYIQMHMSASCLHYGVELFEGLKAFRGVDGKVRLFRVEENARRMQSSAKRLCLPVPSEEMIVKACIEVVKLNERFIPPYGTGASLYLRPVMFGTTAGLGVKPAKDALLIVYCSPVGAYFKSGIKPIRVAIDREQDRAAPRGTGDVKVGGNYAASLMSGEKGHELGYSNIMYLDAAEHKYIEECGAANFFGIKDGKYITPKSQSVLPSITNKSLRQLAKDMGLKVEERPVPVDELPTFEECGACGTAAVISPIGYIYDMQTGASYNYGNEVGKTCMKLYNALQDIQYGRAEDKYGWCTIVL